One genomic window of Polyangium aurulentum includes the following:
- a CDS encoding DUF1592 domain-containing protein, giving the protein MRKLAVARAGGWVAVLACTALSCVGSIGGPDPSENDGTLGRLTYTCTEQQELSRGVTFDHMRRLSHAELVNTLGALLGEAIIGDAEIQTKLSGLPVDEMVLAGDFTDNPPVGTALALFQVSKRAVELAMASPAWKTDHLPSCAGTSPLTDACVEMVVEQFGGQVWRRDLGPAEVQTYLGHYHEAGADTEGLSYLLRRLLQSPSLVFHVEEGAEIENGRIRLTDFEVASRISYLTQNTMPDDALMKAARSGELRSLEGVRAHVKRLLAEEKSHAKVRDFFRYYARLGTVPDPMPAVGEQIGIPDTSGLGAEMRQEAFDFFDHVFWSEGGTFNELMSSSAAFPRSEAMARVFDAQVVSSEQPVASAPSHPGLLHRPALLTSSGGRTSPIVRGARLRKAFLCDEMGMPDPAAVAERKNEVGDIENMSNRDKTTKLTDAPACIVCHARVNGIGFAFEGFDQLGATRSVETVFNEQGEPGATWPIDTTAQSPELEPGGPESLSDSVELAFAMSESRKARACISRRLFEYYHASTVDLPNDSCLLSEEEAQSQSGTLQSVLLATIANEDIFWKQEP; this is encoded by the coding sequence ATGAGAAAACTGGCTGTAGCTCGTGCCGGCGGTTGGGTCGCCGTCCTCGCCTGCACGGCGCTGAGCTGCGTGGGTTCGATTGGCGGCCCCGATCCTTCGGAAAATGACGGGACGCTCGGTCGACTCACGTACACCTGCACCGAGCAGCAGGAGCTCTCGCGCGGCGTCACCTTCGACCACATGCGTCGACTGTCGCACGCCGAGCTGGTCAATACCCTGGGTGCGCTGCTGGGCGAGGCCATCATCGGAGACGCCGAGATTCAGACGAAATTATCCGGGCTGCCGGTCGACGAGATGGTGCTCGCGGGTGACTTCACGGACAATCCGCCGGTGGGTACGGCGCTCGCTCTTTTCCAGGTGTCGAAGCGCGCCGTCGAGCTCGCGATGGCGAGCCCCGCCTGGAAAACCGATCACCTGCCGAGCTGCGCCGGCACGAGCCCGCTCACCGACGCTTGTGTGGAGATGGTCGTGGAGCAGTTCGGCGGCCAGGTATGGCGCCGCGATCTCGGCCCTGCCGAGGTGCAGACGTACCTGGGTCATTATCACGAGGCCGGCGCGGATACGGAGGGGCTCTCGTACCTGCTGCGTCGACTGCTGCAATCGCCCTCTCTGGTGTTCCACGTCGAGGAAGGCGCAGAGATCGAGAACGGTCGAATTCGCCTCACCGACTTCGAGGTGGCCTCGCGCATCTCGTACCTCACGCAGAACACCATGCCCGACGACGCGCTCATGAAGGCGGCGCGCAGCGGAGAGCTTCGGTCCCTCGAGGGCGTGAGAGCTCACGTGAAGCGGCTGCTCGCCGAGGAGAAGTCGCACGCCAAGGTGCGCGATTTCTTCCGCTATTACGCGCGCCTGGGCACGGTGCCCGACCCGATGCCCGCGGTGGGCGAGCAGATTGGCATCCCCGACACCTCGGGGCTCGGGGCCGAGATGAGGCAGGAGGCATTCGACTTCTTCGATCACGTCTTCTGGTCGGAAGGGGGCACGTTCAACGAGCTGATGAGCTCGAGCGCGGCCTTCCCGCGGTCCGAGGCGATGGCCCGCGTCTTCGATGCGCAGGTGGTCTCGAGCGAACAGCCGGTCGCCAGCGCACCGTCGCACCCAGGGCTGCTCCACCGCCCCGCGCTGCTGACGTCCTCCGGCGGGCGCACCAGCCCGATCGTGCGCGGCGCGCGCCTGCGTAAGGCATTCCTTTGCGACGAGATGGGAATGCCGGATCCGGCGGCGGTCGCGGAGCGCAAGAACGAGGTTGGCGATATCGAGAACATGAGCAACCGCGACAAGACGACGAAGCTCACCGACGCCCCCGCTTGCATCGTCTGCCACGCGAGAGTCAACGGGATCGGGTTCGCCTTCGAGGGGTTCGATCAGCTCGGCGCGACGCGGAGCGTGGAGACCGTGTTCAACGAACAGGGCGAGCCTGGAGCCACCTGGCCCATCGACACCACGGCGCAGAGCCCGGAGCTCGAGCCCGGGGGGCCGGAGAGCTTGAGCGACTCGGTGGAGCTCGCGTTTGCCATGTCCGAGAGCCGCAAAGCCCGGGCCTGTATCTCGCGTCGACTCTTCGAGTACTACCACGCGAGCACCGTCGACCTCCCCAACGACAGCTGCCTCCTCAGCGAGGAAGAGGCTCAGAGTCAGAGCGGCACGCTCCAGTCCGTGCTGCTCGCCACCATCGCCAACGAAGACATTTTCTGGAAGCAGGAGCCCTGA
- a CDS encoding DUF1552 domain-containing protein, whose translation MKYNPKSRRLFLCGAGAALVLPALRSLMPREAYAGPEIVPPRYIQVLNPYGPSASLYYGALKANQNVAPNVNVKSLSELSGAISPILGDAFTPFTKKLSVLRGIDVLAENFNHQYCFPTCASSYAAGLDNDEAPPTSGQESIDMLLSSSAKMYGPEVPAVRRSVVLNPVITDDYSKNRSFSWRSTSSKLEMVRPVKTTQAFFDAFASGFGAVAEGDPRETALLQAVYGDYKKVRDSSRISAADKQKLESYMSLVADIQKGAGTCSPAMQEDEVDIEAVITNQYRILAAAMACDLTRVVSITLGMSMGTYPRHEQHHKIYGKTVSGETASELAVDLKLTGNRVARLLSILDAVEEPSGTLLDNSLVYWSMQYGCVVIGGEHSARGMPVMVAGSAGGKLKQGHYIDFREPASEKLHDDDRHGIPMNNLLVTFMNCMGLSSADYEAKPGKGYGSYPPNALAKKPNGAFWDSTAGRRSPVPFMYTGEVMS comes from the coding sequence ATGAAATACAACCCCAAGAGCCGACGATTGTTCCTGTGCGGCGCGGGGGCGGCCCTGGTGCTGCCCGCGCTGCGCTCGTTGATGCCGCGGGAGGCGTACGCGGGGCCCGAGATCGTACCGCCTCGGTACATCCAGGTCTTGAACCCCTACGGTCCGAGCGCCTCGCTCTATTACGGCGCACTGAAGGCCAACCAGAATGTCGCGCCGAACGTCAACGTGAAGAGCCTGAGCGAGCTGTCGGGCGCCATTTCGCCCATCCTCGGGGACGCGTTCACGCCGTTCACGAAGAAGCTCTCGGTGCTGCGCGGGATCGACGTGCTGGCCGAGAACTTCAACCATCAGTACTGCTTCCCCACCTGCGCCTCCTCGTACGCGGCGGGCCTCGACAACGACGAGGCGCCACCGACCAGCGGCCAGGAGTCGATCGATATGCTGCTGTCGAGCTCGGCAAAGATGTACGGGCCCGAGGTGCCTGCCGTGCGGCGCTCGGTGGTCCTCAACCCGGTCATCACGGACGATTACAGCAAGAACCGCTCGTTCTCATGGCGCTCCACGAGCTCGAAGCTCGAGATGGTTCGACCCGTGAAGACGACCCAGGCCTTCTTCGATGCCTTCGCTTCGGGCTTCGGTGCGGTGGCCGAGGGCGATCCGCGCGAGACGGCCCTCTTGCAGGCCGTGTACGGCGATTACAAGAAGGTGCGCGACAGCAGCCGCATCTCGGCTGCCGACAAGCAGAAGCTAGAATCGTACATGTCGCTCGTCGCCGATATCCAGAAGGGGGCAGGCACGTGTTCCCCTGCAATGCAGGAGGACGAGGTCGATATCGAGGCCGTGATCACCAATCAGTACCGAATCCTCGCAGCGGCCATGGCCTGTGACTTGACGCGCGTCGTCAGCATCACGCTCGGCATGTCCATGGGCACCTACCCACGTCATGAACAGCATCACAAGATCTATGGTAAGACCGTCTCGGGTGAGACCGCGTCGGAGCTGGCCGTCGACCTGAAGCTCACCGGAAACCGCGTGGCGAGGCTGCTGAGCATCCTCGACGCGGTGGAGGAGCCTTCGGGCACATTGCTCGACAACTCGCTCGTCTACTGGTCCATGCAGTATGGCTGCGTCGTGATCGGAGGCGAGCACAGCGCCAGAGGCATGCCTGTGATGGTCGCCGGCAGCGCAGGCGGCAAGCTGAAGCAGGGCCACTACATCGACTTTCGGGAGCCGGCGAGTGAAAAGCTCCATGATGACGACCGGCACGGGATCCCGATGAACAACCTCCTGGTGACGTTCATGAACTGCATGGGCCTGTCGTCGGCAGATTACGAGGCGAAGCCCGGGAAGGGCTATGGAAGCTATCCTCCGAACGCCCTCGCGAAAAAGCCGAACGGCGCCTTCTGGGACAGCACGGCCGGTCGCCGGTCGCCGGTGCCCTTCATGTACACCGGCGAGGTGATGAGCTGA
- a CDS encoding protein adenylyltransferase SelO, producing MEQKNEVTAPRVGWRFDNTYRRLPAELRAPGAPAKVRAPRAVVVNHALAQELGLDAERLAAEAAETLGGNALPEGAEPIAQAYAGHQFGHFTMLGDGRALLLGEHVTPAGKRVDVALKGSGRTQFSRRGDGRAALGPMLREYIVSEAMNALGVPTTRSLAVVATGEPVMRESMLPGAVLTRIAASHLRVGTFEYAAARRDPVLLRALADYAIDRHDAALAGSDEKYVAWLRAVIARQASLVAKWLLCGFIHGVMNTDNMALSGETIDYGPCAFMDTYDPATVFSSIDQQGRYAFGNQPRIAQWNLIRFAEAILPLLHDEEPRAVALAESALNEFPAAFEQNWLAGLRRKLGLFNAEDGDGALAEAFLSAMKERGADYTNTWRSLATDTPAIDDQEWLAKWRARLSRQSEPLEAAQALMRANSPAVIPRNHRVEEALAAASQGDDLSVMERLLAALSRPYDDVPEHAPYREPPPSDVSCGYRTFCGT from the coding sequence ATGGAACAGAAAAACGAAGTCACCGCGCCCCGCGTGGGTTGGAGGTTCGACAACACCTATCGGCGCTTGCCCGCCGAGCTCCGCGCGCCTGGCGCGCCTGCGAAGGTGCGCGCGCCCCGTGCGGTCGTCGTGAATCACGCGCTCGCGCAAGAGCTCGGGCTCGATGCGGAGCGGCTCGCCGCGGAGGCGGCCGAGACGCTCGGCGGCAACGCGCTGCCCGAGGGCGCCGAGCCGATCGCGCAGGCGTACGCGGGCCACCAGTTCGGCCATTTCACCATGCTGGGCGACGGCCGTGCGCTCTTGCTCGGCGAGCACGTCACGCCCGCCGGCAAGCGCGTCGACGTCGCGCTCAAGGGCTCGGGACGAACGCAGTTCTCGCGGCGCGGCGACGGACGCGCCGCGCTCGGCCCGATGTTGCGCGAATACATCGTCAGCGAGGCGATGAATGCGCTCGGCGTCCCGACGACGCGCAGCCTCGCCGTCGTCGCCACCGGAGAGCCCGTGATGCGCGAGTCGATGCTGCCGGGCGCCGTGCTGACCCGCATCGCGGCGAGCCACCTGCGTGTCGGAACCTTCGAGTACGCGGCCGCACGCCGCGATCCCGTGCTCCTGCGCGCGCTCGCCGACTACGCGATCGACCGTCACGACGCCGCGCTGGCCGGCAGCGACGAGAAGTACGTCGCCTGGCTCCGCGCCGTGATCGCCCGGCAGGCGTCGCTCGTCGCGAAGTGGCTCCTCTGCGGGTTCATCCACGGCGTCATGAACACCGACAACATGGCGCTCAGCGGCGAGACGATCGACTACGGCCCGTGTGCCTTCATGGACACGTACGATCCGGCGACCGTCTTCAGCTCCATCGATCAGCAGGGCCGCTACGCGTTCGGCAATCAGCCGCGCATCGCGCAATGGAACCTGATCCGCTTCGCGGAGGCGATCCTCCCGCTCCTGCACGACGAAGAGCCGCGCGCGGTTGCCCTCGCCGAGTCGGCGCTCAACGAGTTCCCCGCCGCCTTCGAGCAAAACTGGCTCGCGGGCCTGCGCCGCAAGCTCGGGCTCTTCAATGCCGAGGACGGCGACGGCGCCCTCGCCGAGGCGTTCCTCTCCGCGATGAAGGAGCGCGGCGCCGACTACACGAACACGTGGCGCAGCCTCGCGACCGACACGCCCGCGATCGACGATCAGGAGTGGCTCGCGAAATGGCGGGCGCGGCTCTCGCGGCAGTCCGAGCCGCTCGAGGCCGCGCAAGCCCTCATGCGCGCGAACAGCCCAGCGGTCATCCCGCGCAACCACCGCGTCGAGGAGGCGCTGGCGGCGGCCTCGCAGGGCGACGATCTCTCGGTGATGGAGCGGCTCCTCGCCGCGCTTTCGCGCCCGTACGACGACGTCCCCGAGCACGCGCCGTATCGCGAGCCGCCGCCGTCCGATGTTTCATGCGGATACCGGACCTTCTGCGGGACGTGA
- a CDS encoding ATP-binding cassette domain-containing protein, which translates to MVATHIEIRGARENNLRDVSLRIPKHQITIFTGVSGSGKSSIVFDTIASEAQRQLFENFSMFVRNFLPRYPQPAADSIEGLSMAVIVDQKRLGGGSHSTVGTVTDINPLLRLLFSRIGKPHVGYSNVFSFNDPQGMCPECNGIGKKLGVKAEGFLDLSKSLSEGAVQVPVFAAWENNVYATCGLFDPKKKLSKFTKEEMDLLLHGTERKIKGNFNGAPMNLTWMGIITKFTKAYIKRDIKTLSERTQKAVEPYLTMGPCTLCKGKRLSQAALGCRIEGYNIADLTELEIEALVPVVRGLKSKEAAPIIASLAERLQSVVDIGLGYLSLERPTDTLSGGESQRVKMVKALGSSLVDVMYIFDEPSVGLHPRDVHRLGELLRKLRDKGNTILVVEHDPDVIAIADHIVDVGPHAGTKGGRVVFEGTYEQLLSAQTLTGEHLGKALPLKTAVRKPTGKLAITHAKANNLQDVSVDVPTGVLTVVTGVAGSGKSSLIFEAFVPAHPSAVVIDQSAIGTSSRSTPATYTGVMDDLRKELADANDVDAGLFSFNSKGACEACNGHGVIYTDLAFLDGVKTPCETCEGRRFKDEVLAYTLDGKSISDLLAMTVVEALAFLEGGKGKAAAKRGPMLRKLRALRDVGLEYLTLGQPLSTLSGGECQRIKLASELHKHGSIYVMDEPTTGLHMSDIAKLLGIIDRLVDEGNTVVVIEHNLDIIRNADWIIDLGPDGGTKGGQVIFEGTPAQLAKAKGTITGKYLRV; encoded by the coding sequence ATGGTCGCGACACACATCGAGATCCGGGGCGCACGCGAGAACAACCTGCGCGACGTCTCGCTGCGCATCCCGAAGCACCAGATCACGATCTTCACCGGCGTATCGGGCTCGGGAAAATCCTCGATCGTCTTCGACACGATCGCGTCCGAGGCGCAGCGGCAGCTCTTCGAGAACTTCAGCATGTTCGTGCGGAACTTCCTGCCGCGCTATCCGCAGCCGGCCGCCGACTCGATCGAGGGCCTCAGCATGGCCGTCATCGTCGACCAGAAGCGACTCGGCGGCGGGTCGCACTCCACGGTCGGCACGGTGACCGACATCAACCCGCTCCTGCGCCTTTTGTTCTCGCGGATCGGCAAGCCGCACGTCGGTTACTCGAACGTGTTCTCCTTCAACGACCCACAGGGCATGTGCCCCGAGTGCAACGGCATCGGGAAGAAGCTGGGCGTGAAGGCCGAAGGCTTCCTCGACCTGTCGAAGTCGCTATCGGAGGGCGCCGTGCAGGTCCCGGTGTTCGCGGCGTGGGAGAACAACGTCTACGCGACGTGCGGCCTCTTCGACCCGAAGAAGAAGCTGTCGAAGTTCACGAAGGAGGAGATGGATCTGCTGCTCCACGGCACGGAGCGCAAGATCAAGGGCAACTTCAACGGCGCGCCGATGAACCTCACGTGGATGGGGATCATCACGAAGTTCACGAAGGCCTACATCAAGCGCGACATCAAGACGCTGTCGGAGCGGACGCAGAAGGCCGTCGAGCCGTACCTGACCATGGGGCCGTGCACCCTGTGCAAGGGCAAGCGCCTGAGTCAGGCGGCGCTCGGCTGCCGGATCGAGGGCTACAACATCGCGGACCTGACCGAGCTCGAGATCGAGGCGCTCGTGCCGGTGGTGCGCGGCCTGAAGAGCAAGGAGGCGGCGCCCATCATCGCGTCGCTGGCGGAGCGGCTGCAGAGCGTCGTCGACATCGGGCTCGGCTACCTGTCGCTCGAGCGGCCCACCGACACGCTGTCGGGCGGCGAGTCGCAGCGCGTGAAGATGGTGAAGGCGCTCGGCTCGAGCCTGGTCGACGTCATGTACATCTTCGACGAGCCGAGCGTCGGCCTGCACCCGCGCGACGTGCACCGGCTCGGCGAGCTGCTCCGCAAGCTGCGCGACAAGGGCAACACGATCCTCGTCGTCGAACACGATCCGGACGTCATCGCGATCGCCGACCACATCGTCGACGTCGGACCGCACGCCGGTACGAAGGGCGGACGTGTGGTGTTCGAAGGCACGTACGAGCAGCTGCTCTCCGCGCAGACGCTGACGGGCGAGCACCTCGGCAAGGCGCTGCCGCTGAAGACGGCCGTCCGCAAGCCGACGGGCAAGCTCGCGATCACGCACGCGAAGGCGAACAACCTGCAGGACGTCAGCGTCGACGTGCCGACCGGCGTGCTGACGGTGGTCACGGGGGTCGCCGGGTCGGGCAAGAGCTCGCTCATCTTCGAGGCCTTCGTGCCCGCCCACCCGAGCGCGGTCGTGATCGATCAATCGGCGATCGGCACGTCGAGCCGCTCGACGCCAGCGACCTACACGGGCGTGATGGACGACCTGCGCAAGGAGCTCGCCGATGCGAACGACGTCGACGCCGGCCTGTTCAGCTTCAACTCGAAGGGCGCCTGCGAGGCGTGCAACGGGCACGGCGTCATCTACACGGATCTCGCGTTCCTCGATGGAGTGAAGACGCCCTGCGAGACGTGTGAGGGGCGCCGCTTCAAGGACGAGGTGCTCGCGTATACCCTCGACGGCAAGTCGATCAGCGACCTTCTCGCGATGACGGTGGTCGAGGCGCTCGCGTTCCTCGAGGGCGGCAAGGGCAAGGCTGCGGCGAAGCGCGGGCCGATGCTGCGCAAGCTGCGCGCGCTGCGCGACGTGGGCCTCGAGTACCTGACGCTCGGCCAGCCGCTGTCGACGCTTTCGGGCGGCGAGTGCCAGCGCATCAAGCTCGCGAGCGAGCTGCACAAGCACGGCAGCATCTACGTGATGGACGAGCCGACGACCGGCCTCCACATGTCCGACATCGCGAAGCTGCTCGGGATCATCGACCGCCTCGTCGACGAGGGGAACACGGTCGTCGTCATCGAGCACAACCTCGACATCATCCGCAACGCGGACTGGATCATCGACCTCGGGCCCGACGGCGGCACCAAGGGCGGGCAGGTGATCTTCGAGGGCACGCCGGCGCAGCTCGCGAAGGCCAAGGGAACGATCACGGGGAAGTACCTGCGCGTGTAG